The following coding sequences lie in one Musa acuminata AAA Group cultivar baxijiao chromosome BXJ1-8, Cavendish_Baxijiao_AAA, whole genome shotgun sequence genomic window:
- the LOC135587268 gene encoding cyclin-dependent kinase G-2-like isoform X1: MAAGRHGGYRDNRLQDRETDVEVSRRKDYYRDGLRDGGRNGDHSRDVRDRISVRQKDIREMGAVNGSYSSPLNNLSGGSSHSQKINHLSGRDVDREAGELSSGSGSDDAEAPISKIRENGTQDKENGDSSMSIRKRKFSPIIWDRDDDKKSAVATFGNKCNKFEQVNLPPPPPLPEGFVPPHSIEVVLPCAVNMSPVDIDVDVPADSPQEQLVDPDQEARLVDDYEEELAPARSISFSRWADGNSVLNDDEDKPFEDDLVPKRRKATPLSDLGRQQMQKKTPTPELGEVIVRVNSGGSPCKLSDSEGKYGNADWELGNGRNDYMDVDGDEYDTDTSDQLSNTDSEGKDDEAKMLGPAQPPQRCINMLQGCRSVDEFERLNKIDEGTYGVVYRAKDKKSREIVALKKVKMEKEREGFPLTSLREINILLSFHHPSIVDVKEVVIGSSLDSIFMVMEYMEHDLKGLMETMKQPFSQSEVKCLMLQLFSGVKYLHDNWVLHRDLKTSNILLNNRGELKICDFGLSRQYGSPLKPYTHLVVTLWYRAPELLLGAKEYTTSIDMWSLGCIMAELLAKEPLFSGKTEFDQLDKIFRTLGTPNEKIWPGFAKLPGVKVKFAKQPYNKLREKFPPTSFSGRPTLSEAGFDLLNKLLTYDPEKRITAEAALNHRWFHEVPLPKSKDFMPTFPAQHAQDRRQRRIMRSPDPLAEQMLKEVQQEELGLSSLFG; this comes from the exons ATGGCGGCTGGTCGACATGGTGGTTACCGAGATAATAGATTGCAGGACCGGGAAACAGATGTTGAGGTCTCCAGGAGGAAGGATTATTATCGGGATGGTCTCCGTGATGGAGGTCGTAATGGGGACCATAGCCGAGATGTGCGTGATAGGATTAGTGTCAGGCAAAAAGACATCAGGGAGATGGGTGCGGTGAATGGCTCCTACAGCTCCCCGTTGAACAATTTGAGCGGCGGAAGCAGTCATAGTCAGAAAATCAATCACCTTTCTGGGAGAGATGTTGACCGTGAGGCTGGGGAGTTGTCCAGTGGGAGTGGATCAGATGATGCTGAAGCACCCATATCAAAAATTAGGGAGAATGGGACTCAGGATAAGGAGAATGGTGATTCTTCCATGTCTATTAGGAAAAGGAAGTTTTCTCCAATCATTTGGGATAGGGATGACGATAAGAAATCTGCTGTTGCTACTTTCGGAAACAAGTGCAACAAGTTTGAGCAAGTTAACCTGCCTCCGCCACCTCCTCTGCCTGAGGGTTTTGTACCACCACATTCCATCGAGGTTGTTCTACCATGTGCTGTGAATATGTCACCTGTAGATATAGATGTAGACGTCCCTGCAGACTCACCACAAGAACAGTTGGTGGATCCTGATCAGGAGGCCCGGTTAGTAGATGACTACGAAGAGGAACTTGCACCAGCTCGGAGTATTTCTTTCTCCAGATGGGCAGATGGAAACAGTGTTCTTAATGACGATGAAGATAAACCTTTTGAGGATGATCTTGTGCCCAAAAGGAGGAAGGCCACACCTTTATCTGATTTGGGAAGGCAACAAATGCAGAAAAAGACGCCAACTCCTGAGCTAGGCGAGGTTATTGTGAGAGTAAACTCAGGTGGGTCTCCATGTAAGCTATCTGATTCAGAGGGAAAGTATGGAAATGCTGACTGGGAGCTTGGGAATGGCAGAAATGATTATATGGATGTTGATGGCGATGAGTATGATACAGACACAAGTGATCAACTCTCTAATACCGACTCCGAGGGCAAAGATGATGAGGCCAAGATGCTGGGGCCAGCACAGCCACCTCAAAGATGTATAAACATGTTGCAAGGATGTCGAAGCGTGGATGAGTTTGAGAGGCTGAACAAAATAGATGAAGGCACCTATGGTGTTGTGTACAGAGCAAAGGATAAAAAGAGCAGGGAGATAGTGGCACTTAAAAAAGTTAAAatggagaaggagagggagggtTTTCCACTGACATCCCTTAGAGAGATAAATATTTTGTTATCTTTTCATCATCCTTCAATTGTAGATGTTAAGGAAGTTGTCATTGGTAGCAGCCTTGATAGTATTTTTATGGTTATGGAATATATGGAACATGATTTAAAAGGGTTGATGGAGACTATGAAACAGCCCTTTAGCCAGAGCGAGGTAAAATGCTTAATGTTGCAGCTTTTTTCAGGTGTCAAGTACCTTCATGATAACTGGGTTCTCCATAG GGATTTGAAGACATCTAATATTCTTCTAAATAATCGTGGAGAGTTGAAAATATGTGATTTTGGTTTGTCTCGCCAATATGGCAGCCCATTGAAGCCTTACACTCACTTGGTTGTGACATTATGGTACAG GGCACCAGAACTTCTGCTAGGAGCTAAGGAGTATACAACTTCTATAGACATGTGGTCCTTAGGATGCATAATGGCTGAGCTTCTAGCAAAAGAACCATTATTCAGTGGAAAAACTGAGTTCGATCAACTTGACAAG ATATTTAGGACACTTGGTACCCCCAATGAGAAGATATGGCCTGGATTTGCTAAACTACCTGGCGTTAAAGTTAAATTTGCCAAGCAGCC GTATAATAAGCTACGAGAAAAGTTTCCTCCCACGTCTTTTTCTGGCCGTCCAACCCTGTCTGAGGCTGGGTTTGACTTACTAAACAAACTTCTCACATATGACCCTGAGAAG CGAATAACAGCGGAGGCTGCCCTTAACCATCGCTGGTTCCATGAGGTTCCTCTGCCCAAGTCAAAGGATTTTATGCCTACTTTCCCTGCTCAACATGCACAAGACAG ACGTCAACGAAGAATAATGAGGAGCCCTGATCCACTTGCAGAGCAAATGTTGAAGGAAGTGCAACAAGAAGAACTAGGTCTTTCTAGCCTCTTTGGCTAG
- the LOC135587268 gene encoding cyclin-dependent kinase G-2-like isoform X2, whose product MGAVNGSYSSPLNNLSGGSSHSQKINHLSGRDVDREAGELSSGSGSDDAEAPISKIRENGTQDKENGDSSMSIRKRKFSPIIWDRDDDKKSAVATFGNKCNKFEQVNLPPPPPLPEGFVPPHSIEVVLPCAVNMSPVDIDVDVPADSPQEQLVDPDQEARLVDDYEEELAPARSISFSRWADGNSVLNDDEDKPFEDDLVPKRRKATPLSDLGRQQMQKKTPTPELGEVIVRVNSGGSPCKLSDSEGKYGNADWELGNGRNDYMDVDGDEYDTDTSDQLSNTDSEGKDDEAKMLGPAQPPQRCINMLQGCRSVDEFERLNKIDEGTYGVVYRAKDKKSREIVALKKVKMEKEREGFPLTSLREINILLSFHHPSIVDVKEVVIGSSLDSIFMVMEYMEHDLKGLMETMKQPFSQSEVKCLMLQLFSGVKYLHDNWVLHRDLKTSNILLNNRGELKICDFGLSRQYGSPLKPYTHLVVTLWYRAPELLLGAKEYTTSIDMWSLGCIMAELLAKEPLFSGKTEFDQLDKIFRTLGTPNEKIWPGFAKLPGVKVKFAKQPYNKLREKFPPTSFSGRPTLSEAGFDLLNKLLTYDPEKRITAEAALNHRWFHEVPLPKSKDFMPTFPAQHAQDRRQRRIMRSPDPLAEQMLKEVQQEELGLSSLFG is encoded by the exons ATGGGTGCGGTGAATGGCTCCTACAGCTCCCCGTTGAACAATTTGAGCGGCGGAAGCAGTCATAGTCAGAAAATCAATCACCTTTCTGGGAGAGATGTTGACCGTGAGGCTGGGGAGTTGTCCAGTGGGAGTGGATCAGATGATGCTGAAGCACCCATATCAAAAATTAGGGAGAATGGGACTCAGGATAAGGAGAATGGTGATTCTTCCATGTCTATTAGGAAAAGGAAGTTTTCTCCAATCATTTGGGATAGGGATGACGATAAGAAATCTGCTGTTGCTACTTTCGGAAACAAGTGCAACAAGTTTGAGCAAGTTAACCTGCCTCCGCCACCTCCTCTGCCTGAGGGTTTTGTACCACCACATTCCATCGAGGTTGTTCTACCATGTGCTGTGAATATGTCACCTGTAGATATAGATGTAGACGTCCCTGCAGACTCACCACAAGAACAGTTGGTGGATCCTGATCAGGAGGCCCGGTTAGTAGATGACTACGAAGAGGAACTTGCACCAGCTCGGAGTATTTCTTTCTCCAGATGGGCAGATGGAAACAGTGTTCTTAATGACGATGAAGATAAACCTTTTGAGGATGATCTTGTGCCCAAAAGGAGGAAGGCCACACCTTTATCTGATTTGGGAAGGCAACAAATGCAGAAAAAGACGCCAACTCCTGAGCTAGGCGAGGTTATTGTGAGAGTAAACTCAGGTGGGTCTCCATGTAAGCTATCTGATTCAGAGGGAAAGTATGGAAATGCTGACTGGGAGCTTGGGAATGGCAGAAATGATTATATGGATGTTGATGGCGATGAGTATGATACAGACACAAGTGATCAACTCTCTAATACCGACTCCGAGGGCAAAGATGATGAGGCCAAGATGCTGGGGCCAGCACAGCCACCTCAAAGATGTATAAACATGTTGCAAGGATGTCGAAGCGTGGATGAGTTTGAGAGGCTGAACAAAATAGATGAAGGCACCTATGGTGTTGTGTACAGAGCAAAGGATAAAAAGAGCAGGGAGATAGTGGCACTTAAAAAAGTTAAAatggagaaggagagggagggtTTTCCACTGACATCCCTTAGAGAGATAAATATTTTGTTATCTTTTCATCATCCTTCAATTGTAGATGTTAAGGAAGTTGTCATTGGTAGCAGCCTTGATAGTATTTTTATGGTTATGGAATATATGGAACATGATTTAAAAGGGTTGATGGAGACTATGAAACAGCCCTTTAGCCAGAGCGAGGTAAAATGCTTAATGTTGCAGCTTTTTTCAGGTGTCAAGTACCTTCATGATAACTGGGTTCTCCATAG GGATTTGAAGACATCTAATATTCTTCTAAATAATCGTGGAGAGTTGAAAATATGTGATTTTGGTTTGTCTCGCCAATATGGCAGCCCATTGAAGCCTTACACTCACTTGGTTGTGACATTATGGTACAG GGCACCAGAACTTCTGCTAGGAGCTAAGGAGTATACAACTTCTATAGACATGTGGTCCTTAGGATGCATAATGGCTGAGCTTCTAGCAAAAGAACCATTATTCAGTGGAAAAACTGAGTTCGATCAACTTGACAAG ATATTTAGGACACTTGGTACCCCCAATGAGAAGATATGGCCTGGATTTGCTAAACTACCTGGCGTTAAAGTTAAATTTGCCAAGCAGCC GTATAATAAGCTACGAGAAAAGTTTCCTCCCACGTCTTTTTCTGGCCGTCCAACCCTGTCTGAGGCTGGGTTTGACTTACTAAACAAACTTCTCACATATGACCCTGAGAAG CGAATAACAGCGGAGGCTGCCCTTAACCATCGCTGGTTCCATGAGGTTCCTCTGCCCAAGTCAAAGGATTTTATGCCTACTTTCCCTGCTCAACATGCACAAGACAG ACGTCAACGAAGAATAATGAGGAGCCCTGATCCACTTGCAGAGCAAATGTTGAAGGAAGTGCAACAAGAAGAACTAGGTCTTTCTAGCCTCTTTGGCTAG